A single window of Paenibacillus sp. FSL H8-0537 DNA harbors:
- the argB gene encoding acetylglutamate kinase, producing MTQRFVMKCGGSTLAALPESFFGELRELQQSGVSPVIVHGGGPAISETLAKLGIETEFVGGLRKTSEAVLDVVEMVLSGRINKEIVRKMSSCGAQALGLSGVDGQLITARPVANADEIGFVGDVTDINAAVIEGVMAMGYIPVIAPVGIDAQGQRYNINADTAAGAVASHLGVHQMIVVTDVPGIMRTVDGVKQVLPVVTVADIDEMIASGEIYGGMIPKVRAAVQCIQGQVQEVVIVSGEEPGVLTKAVREGGVGTRIVKGV from the coding sequence ATGACGCAACGATTTGTAATGAAATGCGGCGGCAGTACACTGGCTGCGCTGCCGGAATCTTTCTTTGGCGAGCTGCGGGAGCTGCAGCAATCCGGCGTTAGCCCGGTTATTGTACATGGCGGCGGCCCGGCGATCTCGGAGACGTTGGCGAAGCTTGGCATTGAGACCGAGTTTGTCGGCGGCTTGCGCAAGACGAGCGAAGCGGTGCTGGATGTCGTCGAAATGGTTTTATCTGGACGCATCAACAAGGAAATTGTGCGGAAAATGTCTTCCTGCGGCGCACAGGCGCTCGGCTTATCCGGTGTGGATGGCCAGCTGATTACAGCCCGCCCGGTCGCAAACGCTGATGAGATTGGCTTTGTAGGCGATGTGACGGACATTAATGCTGCTGTTATAGAAGGCGTGATGGCAATGGGTTATATTCCTGTTATCGCGCCTGTAGGCATTGACGCACAGGGGCAGCGCTATAACATTAACGCGGATACTGCGGCTGGAGCTGTAGCTTCCCATCTGGGCGTTCATCAAATGATCGTAGTAACCGATGTGCCGGGCATTATGCGCACGGTCGATGGCGTGAAGCAGGTGCTGCCTGTGGTCACTGTTGCTGATATTGACGAGATGATCGCAAGCGGAGAAATATATGGCGGAATGATTCCGAAGGTTCGCGCAGCTGTGCAATGTATTCAAGGACAGGTGCAGGAAGTGGTCATCGTCAGCGGCGAGGAGCCAGGCGTATTGACTAAGGCAGTGCGCGAGGGCGGAGTCGGTACGCGTATCGTCAAAGGGGTTTAA
- a CDS encoding YitT family protein → MVKEMNDKGNPRSYTAKSTVINKRIKKPLSPGKQLFWSMLQVLLGSFLMAASFNLFLVPNEIASGGVSGISILVQRFADIPPAYTQWAVNIPLFFVGLWLLGKRYALKVALGSVVLPLFVLLTSHWETPTHNPLLAAIYGGIGVGLGLGIVFRGGGSTGGLGLAAQILHRYTGISLGLAVAIFDGCVIIAAGLLISPEVALYALVGLFVTSKTIDIIQSGLPVSKVAFIISSEPEKVSEAILYDLDRGLTKLAGHGGYSGEGRTVLMVVVGQMEVAKLKQLVRTVDPTAFVIISNTSEVVGEGFKLE, encoded by the coding sequence ATGGTGAAAGAAATGAATGATAAAGGCAACCCCAGGTCATACACAGCTAAATCGACAGTAATAAATAAACGAATAAAGAAACCGCTCAGCCCTGGAAAACAGCTCTTTTGGAGCATGCTTCAGGTGCTGCTGGGCTCTTTTTTAATGGCGGCAAGCTTTAATTTATTTCTGGTGCCCAATGAGATTGCCTCAGGCGGCGTTTCCGGCATTTCGATTTTGGTCCAACGTTTTGCTGACATTCCGCCAGCTTATACACAGTGGGCTGTAAATATCCCCTTGTTTTTTGTGGGGCTGTGGCTGCTGGGCAAGCGTTATGCGCTTAAGGTGGCGCTGGGCTCCGTTGTGCTGCCGTTATTCGTTCTGCTTACATCCCATTGGGAAACACCCACACATAATCCATTGCTTGCTGCTATATATGGAGGGATCGGCGTTGGTCTCGGGCTTGGCATTGTCTTTCGTGGGGGCGGCTCGACGGGCGGGCTTGGCTTGGCTGCGCAAATTTTGCATCGTTACACGGGAATATCGCTAGGGCTCGCCGTTGCTATTTTTGACGGATGTGTCATTATTGCAGCTGGCCTGCTTATTTCGCCGGAAGTGGCGTTGTATGCTTTAGTCGGGCTCTTTGTGACGAGCAAAACGATTGATATTATTCAAAGCGGGCTGCCAGTGTCGAAGGTCGCTTTTATCATTAGCAGCGAGCCTGAAAAAGTGTCGGAGGCGATTCTTTATGATCTCGACCGCGGTTTGACCAAGCTTGCTGGGCATGGCGGCTACAGCGGGGAAGGTCGGACCGTGCTGATGGTCGTTGTGGGGCAAATGGAGGTGGCGAAGCTCAAGCAGCTCGTTCGGACGGTGGACCCGACTGCATTTGTCATCATCAGCAACACATCAGAGGTAGTAGGGGAAGGGTTTAAGCTGGAATAG
- the argC gene encoding N-acetyl-gamma-glutamyl-phosphate reductase, with protein MSEKLKIAIIGSTGYGGVELIRLLASHPLAEVTSVISSSSAGTPITEGYPHLISIREELLDDVEPQTIRSKADVVFLATPAAVASKLAPGLLAVGLKVIDLSGDYRLQDRELYEKWYKKPAADEEFLKQAVYGLAEVYGDRVRGANLISNPGCYVTAALLGLVPAVQAGFIDPDSIIIDAKSGVSGAGRGASLGTHYSELNESLKAYKLNQHQHTPEIEMVLSDVAGRSVVTTFSTHLVPMTRGIMTTMYATVKDGRSADDFMDLYRSYYENRPFVRIRPEGQLPATKEVWGSNYCDIGFAFDSRTGRITIVSVIDNLVKGAAGQAIQNMNLMMGWDETLGLQFVPVYP; from the coding sequence ATGAGCGAAAAACTGAAAATAGCTATTATCGGTTCAACCGGCTACGGCGGCGTTGAGCTTATTCGATTGTTAGCCTCACATCCTCTTGCTGAGGTGACCTCGGTTATTTCATCATCCAGCGCGGGGACGCCGATAACGGAAGGATACCCGCACTTAATAAGCATTCGCGAAGAACTGCTAGATGATGTAGAGCCGCAGACGATTCGCAGCAAAGCGGATGTTGTGTTTTTGGCAACACCAGCGGCTGTCGCTTCCAAGCTGGCACCCGGTTTGCTGGCTGTAGGCCTTAAAGTGATTGATTTATCCGGCGATTACCGCCTGCAAGATAGAGAGTTATATGAAAAATGGTACAAAAAGCCGGCGGCGGACGAGGAGTTTTTGAAGCAAGCGGTGTACGGATTGGCTGAAGTTTATGGCGACCGTGTGCGGGGTGCGAATCTCATTTCCAACCCAGGCTGCTACGTTACGGCGGCGCTTCTTGGCCTAGTTCCGGCTGTGCAAGCTGGCTTTATCGATCCGGACAGCATCATTATTGATGCGAAATCCGGCGTTTCTGGAGCGGGCCGCGGCGCGAGTCTTGGCACGCACTATTCCGAGCTGAACGAGAGCTTGAAAGCATACAAGCTGAATCAGCATCAGCATACTCCTGAAATCGAAATGGTGCTCTCTGATGTAGCGGGCCGTTCGGTTGTGACGACGTTCTCAACCCATCTCGTGCCGATGACGCGCGGCATTATGACAACGATGTATGCAACGGTGAAAGATGGCAGAAGCGCGGATGATTTTATGGACCTGTATCGCAGCTATTACGAGAACCGCCCGTTCGTGCGCATTCGTCCTGAAGGACAACTGCCTGCGACGAAGGAAGTGTGGGGCTCCAACTATTGCGATATCGGCTTTGCGTTCGATAGCCGTACAGGCAGAATAACGATTGTTTCGGTCATTGATAATTTGGTCAAAGGTGCAGCGGGACAAGCGATTCAGAACATGAACCTTATGATGGGCTGGGATGAGACGCTTGGTTTGCAGTTTGTTCCTGTTTATCCATAA
- the argJ gene encoding bifunctional glutamate N-acetyltransferase/amino-acid acetyltransferase ArgJ yields MEQGHTAPLYTVVAEGSITTPKGFTAGGIHCGLKKTTRNDLGAIVCEVPAAAAGVYTTNVFQAAPLKVTRESIGADGRLRAVLVNSGNANACTGEQGEADAYEMRNKFAERVGVAADEVAVASTGVIGELLKMDKVRSGISELPAKLASDKQAAESFCQAILTTDLVQKMVCVSVEIDGQLIHIAGAAKGSGMIHPNMATMLGFVTTDAAIGSEALQQVLREATNHTFNMITVDGDTSTNDMLVAMASGLAGNSELHPQHEGWAAFGAALRHVCEVLAKAIARDGEGATKLVEVQVRGAVSDASAQAIAKTVIGSSLVKSAVFGADANWGRIIAAVGRAGEPVNPDTVDISLGSIVTLQQSKPVAFDEEKALEYLKGDTVVIHVDLHMEAGAATAWGCDLTYDYVRINAAYRT; encoded by the coding sequence ATGGAACAGGGACACACGGCACCCCTTTATACGGTTGTGGCGGAAGGCTCGATTACAACACCAAAGGGCTTTACAGCGGGCGGCATTCACTGCGGCCTCAAAAAAACCACGCGCAATGACCTTGGCGCGATTGTATGCGAGGTTCCGGCGGCAGCGGCGGGCGTGTACACGACAAATGTATTTCAGGCGGCACCGCTTAAGGTGACGCGCGAGAGCATTGGCGCGGATGGCCGCCTGCGTGCTGTGCTGGTCAATAGCGGCAATGCCAATGCTTGCACGGGCGAGCAGGGTGAAGCGGATGCTTATGAAATGCGCAATAAATTCGCTGAGCGGGTTGGCGTTGCAGCGGATGAAGTAGCGGTAGCTTCTACCGGCGTCATTGGTGAGCTGCTCAAGATGGACAAAGTACGCAGCGGCATCAGTGAGCTGCCAGCGAAGCTGGCTTCCGATAAGCAAGCGGCAGAAAGCTTCTGCCAAGCGATTTTGACGACCGATTTAGTGCAAAAAATGGTCTGCGTATCCGTAGAAATTGACGGACAGCTCATTCATATCGCTGGAGCGGCGAAAGGCTCCGGCATGATCCACCCAAACATGGCAACGATGCTTGGTTTCGTTACGACGGATGCGGCAATTGGCAGCGAAGCGCTGCAGCAAGTGCTGCGTGAAGCGACGAACCATACTTTTAATATGATTACGGTTGATGGCGATACAAGCACGAACGATATGCTCGTTGCGATGGCAAGCGGACTTGCCGGCAACAGCGAGCTTCATCCGCAGCATGAAGGCTGGGCAGCTTTCGGCGCGGCGCTTCGCCATGTGTGCGAGGTGCTTGCGAAAGCGATCGCGCGTGACGGCGAAGGCGCAACGAAGCTTGTCGAGGTTCAGGTGCGTGGAGCGGTTAGCGATGCATCGGCGCAGGCGATTGCAAAGACGGTCATTGGTTCTTCCCTTGTGAAATCAGCGGTTTTTGGAGCTGATGCGAACTGGGGCCGGATTATTGCGGCAGTAGGCCGCGCTGGCGAGCCTGTCAATCCGGATACGGTCGATATTTCGCTAGGCAGCATTGTAACGCTGCAGCAGTCGAAGCCGGTTGCTTTTGACGAGGAGAAAGCTTTGGAATATTTGAAGGGCGACACGGTCGTCATTCATGTGGATCTGCATATGGAAGCGGGCGCGGCAACAGCTTGGGGCTGTGACCTGACTTATGACTACGTGCGAATTAATGCGGCTTACCGTACATAA